CATCGTCGTCGATGTtgtccagcagctcgaagTTCTCGATGTCGCTGTTGTCCTCGGTGTGGCTGCATAGGTCCTCCTCGTAGTCACTCAACGCGGCCAGCACGTGACCGGAGCTGGTGGCGAGCTGGTTAAACAGGATCGTCTCGTTAATAGACTGCACCTCCGTGTCGTCGTCATCGGGCAGGGGGGCCAGGGCATAGCCCTTGGGGCATTCGGCCAAGTTCTTGATGCGCACCGCATGAAGGTGGTAGGGCGACGGCCGGTTGGACTCCTTCAGCAGCTGGTGGAACACACTGATCATGGTGAGGGGATCGCGGAACATGCGCACCGTGGACCAGGCTCCCTTGTCCTTCTCCACGGCCGTGTCGGCAATCGTGTGGCGGTACGCATCGAGCAGGTAGTAGAAGTCGCCTTTGGTCCACACGGCGTACATTTGGCTGTTGATCTGAAAGATGGCATTGCCGAACTCCTTCAGGGTCTCGCGGACGTGATGGTCAAATTCTGTCCCCACGACTCGCAGCACGCTCCGCCAGTTGCCCGCCCGGACATtgggcagcagctccagctccaccacAAACTGGCCCAGACGCAGCTGTGTGGGAAACTCGTCCAAGTTGATGGGCCGCTGCTCCTCTAGACGGTCGCCCCAGCAGCTACGACAGAGCTCGACGCCGTAGCAGATGAGGCGATCGAACATGGTGTGGTTCCAGGTGGCCGGATGGTCGATTTTGGAGGCCATAATGGCGCCCACCGCCACCATtatgctgctgcgactgcggaGAGGATCGGCCGTGTTGAGGGACAAGTGGAGATTCCCCTTCAGATAGGCGTAGTTGCTGTTGATCACCTCAAACTCCATGTCCCGCTGGACAGTGTCCCTCAGATAGAGGGTGCCGTCGGGCGTCACCAGGCGGACAACTACGAGCTCCCGTATCGTGAACTCATCCTCTGGCGAGATGCCGCTGAGCTGGCTAACCAGATAGTAAACATTGTCGATGGTGTGCAGGCAGACGAGCATGGCCACGCCTGTCGCCTTGTCGCTGACCAGATCGTTCTTGCGTCTGCCCTGCACATCCAGCACGAAGAACACGTTGCGCCGCTTCCAGATGAGCAGGTGACCCATCTTTGTCAGCAGCAGGCAGTAGTGGCTAGTGCGGAAGAAGGTTTGCAGCACGTCGCGCAGGTTCTCGATAGTGTGGGGCAGCTGCGTTTCCATGGGCTGCCTCGGATCGCCCAGATAGCGCGACTCTAGGGCCAGGGTAAAGGTGTGACCCTCCAGGCTGAAATTGCGCTTGATGCGATTCTCAGCATCCGTGTAGATCTGCGGCCGGAGAAGTGGCGGGTTCATGCCGTCCTCCTTCCGCTCGGCAGTCGCCTCACTCCCCTCGGAGCTGGCCTCTAACAGATCAACGCcctcctgcagcagcatgtcAATCTTATCCGCCGTCCATTCCACTTCCGGCAGGACGTACACCAGGGCGAAGGCCTTCAGGTACGTGGCAAAGTTGCACGAATTGATCTCGTCGTGCTGGCTGCCCTTTAAGCTCCGGGGTCCTGCAATCTGCGACTCGGAGCAGACCATGCCCACGGCAACGCCTATGGAATCGGCCTCCACATCCACGCGGTTCTTGCTGCGCAACGCACTGCTCCTGCGCTTCTTGCATGACTTCCACAAATACTCGTTATAATAGGGCTTGTCCAGTGGATTGGCGGCATAATGATTGGGGCAGAGCGGATGTGCGTACCTGTTGAAATAGCTGAAAGGGAACGGGGTATCAATGGGGGGCGCCACGAGTGGCCCTGGTGTTGTGCCTCTCACCTGTTGCTGGTCGCCTGTTTCTTGCTCCAGATCGCCCGCAGCCGACTGGCGCCGGGAGTGGCGCAGGAGAAGGAGTAGGGAAGCCCCTGCTGATTCACTTTGGATTTTGACATACTTTTTTCGCTTTCTCATGGAAAATAATGGAAATCGAATGCTATATCGAACAACGAGACGTGACAGAGAAACAAACGGTTGCTAGTTctttacacaaaaaaaacagtcacAATTTAGATAAGGTAAGTAAATTtaatgtatacatatatatttaatcaTTTGCTTAATTAAGGGGTTGAGGTTGCGCGGGGGGAGTTTCCTTCAAGTCTGCGCCCACTCaagagtgtgtttgtgtgtgttgcagtTGGACTGCCAGAAAGAATCTCTCCTCTCAACATTCCATTGCCAGTGAATTTGAGTTCTCGTTGAGGGCCTTAATGCCGTTCTCCATGGGCATGGCCAGGCTGTTGTCAtcatcctgctgctgctgagcagAGGTCTGGGCCGCCTGCGATGTGGATGGACCGTCGATCATCATATCATAGCTGTGTCCGTTGTTCTCTGACactccattgccattgccattggtGTGGCCGTAGTCCCAGTTGATCTTGAAGCGGGTGACGCGCGGCTTGCTGGCAAGTATGTTGCGCGTTAGCTTGTCGAACAGTGGCTTGGTTGGCGGATTCTCTCGCATCTCCTGTTCCCCATAGTCGTTGTTCACGTAGTAACCGACGCGTACAAACTCCTGCCCGCGATACGAGCACGTTAACAGCACAATAGTGACGCCTACGGCATCCTGTTCCGGAATTTTGCTAACATCTGGCGGATCGGCCTGGAAGACGAATATGTGACGACCCTCGGGCACGGGGCCAACGTAGATGGTGTCCAATACCTGGTCATGCTCCTCGGACTCGGCCGAGCCCACGTAAATCATTTTCCATTCAAGATCCTCCTTCAGTTCCTCGATGCACTCGAATGTCAGCTCGAACTGGAAGGGATTGAAGAAGCTGCTGGGGTTGTCCAGCACCACAACATTCGTGATGTGCACCTTGGCCATGACTGTACTTTCGGGACTCTTCTCTTTCTTTGGGGGACTATGCGAGACTTTCTGACTTTTTTCAGATGCAGCAAGCGGTGGTTCTTTTGGATGGCGTGCGCTGATGAAATAGCTGGCGACACACGACGTATGTAATAAAGCGTGTTTAGACGAATACGTTAAGAATTTGGGTGTGAATAGTTTTTCGTTGTTAATCTTATGAATATCGCTTTTTGTGTACAATTTGGATGTGTAAAATTCTGCGGAATTGTGACAGCTGACAGCCTTTCCCGCGCTTCAGTGTGGCCGTTCTATGCTTGGTCGACTGGTTCCGGATCTGGATCAGCTGGTTCGATATATCGAAATAAAACGCTCCAAGGTGCGATTGGGGGCAATTTGGAGCAAAATAGtgacaataaaataaataatgctGCATTTGACGGGCCAGAATTACAATGCACGTGACATAATCAAGAACATCTTCTCACCGCTCATCGGCGTGCTGAGCAGCAGTCTGGCAGATGACATCTGCCATCGCAACAATCTTTCCTTTGTGGACCTCCTCCAGCCCTTCGCCAAACTGCCCAACGATGGTAAGAGGATTTGCgttggggaggggggtgtggTTGTAAACAATATGAAATTTTGGATAAATATCTTTGCCCTCGTTCCTGTATCGCAGCACACTTTCGCGATGTCTCTGGGACGAGCGTCTCTGTGCGGGGACTGCGGCTCAACTTTTGCGATGTGGACTGGCGGCCGCCGCAAACAGTCTTGGCCCGCCGAATGCTCAACGAATCGGTTACCAATGCCCACAATGACAAAACCAAGGTTGCTACAATAGGTGAGGACGCAGTGACAACACACCCAAAAGGCTTCGACACTgactccccctcctcccctcttACTCACCCAGCGGACATTGACCTCGAGTTGCCGACGTCGGAGCCTTGGTTTGAACAATGGCGCGAGACGTTCTTGACTGTGCAATTCCCAGCGGAGCATGAGTTCACCCGCCACCTGCTCAGCTGCCTGCTGGTGCTGTCCAGTGCCGATCCCCAGATTGTAGAGACTGCGCACAAGCTGACCCAGCGGATCCAGCAAATGCAGCCCCAGAAGCTGCCCAAGTGGTTCCAGCCCAACGAAGTACTCAACAGCTATGTGGTGCTGCACGAGGCCAGCCAGGGGGATCTGTCCAAGGCCCAGCAGGGATTTGAGCTGCTCAAGTCAACCTTTGGCGACAGCAAGTGCTTCCTAGTGTCCATAAACTCGCTGGATGGCCAGGCTGCTGCAGAGGTGCAGGACTACTGGGCGTCCTACATCAAGAGGCAGCCAAAGAGCGATGCCACGCTGACCTCCACTGACCTGAGTGCCCCGAAATCCCCTCAGGAGGCGGTGTCGGTCATCAGCATGCCCTCCATGCAGATGTCCCAGCTGCTGGAGGGCGTCAATGCCCAGGAGAGCGACCTGACCATGCTGCATCCCCTGAGTCCAATGCAGGAGAGCGCCACCGAGGCCATCAACTCCAAGTTCAGCATTAGCAGCGAGAGCATTGCCTCTCAGACCATCAATCCCAATGTGTGGGCCAGTGATCTGGAGGCGGATGCACCGCACGGCGGCTGTCTCACCATGCGGGACGTTGACAACGTGCGACACTTTGTGCAGGACTATGCGGTGCGTGCCCTGATACCATACATCGAGCACCTGGTGGCCACTCTCAGCGAGGGTGTGACCAACAAGAAGGGAGTGAGCAAGTCCCTGCTGAGTGCCACGAAGCGTTGGTTCGTCACCAGCAAGCCGGGAGCAGGAGCAAACAATCAAAACGCAGTCATCTACACAAACGAATCCGCGGAGCTGCAAACGAGAAAGCTGGGCGATCTCTATTTTATGTTTGGACACTATAATCTGGCTTTTCAGGCCTACCACCAGGCCAAGAGGGACTTCAATGCGGACTCGGCCTGGCAATACTATGCGGGTGCCCTCGAAATGGCTGCCCTTTCCGCCTTCATGCTGGGTACAGCGCACCGCAAAACCTACGACTACATGGAGGATGCCATTGTCTGCTATCTGACCGTGTGCAAGTGGGTTTTCGTATTCCCTGCGAAATCAAACCAATTTCTGATATGATTTTCGATTGCAGATTGCAGGCATTTGCCACACGGGCAACGCTGCTCAGCATGGAGTGCCTGAAGACAGCGCGTCTGTATAGCGACGTGGCCAAGCAGTTGATACGCATGACCAGCGAGGAGTCGGACCTTCGTTCCGCCCTGCTGCTTGAGCAGGCGGCCTACTGCTTTCTGGTGACCCAACCGGCCATGCACAGGAAGTATGCCTTTCACATTGTCCTGGCTGGGAATCGCTACTCTCGTGCCGGACAGCGAAAGCACGCGTATCGCTGCTACCGCCAGGCCTACCAGGTGTTCCAGAAGCGTGAGTGGAGCCTGGCCGAGGATCATATACAGTATACGGTGGCCAAACAGGCCTATATGCTAAAGCAGCTGGATGAGGCCAGTCGTTCCTTTGCCCACCTCCTGCGTCCTGGCAGCCTGCAGAGTGCCGCGCAGCAGAGCAGCTTCCTGAAGGAGTACATCCAGACGCAGAATGTGAGTGGGAATCAGCAGCGATCATCTCGATCTGATTAAGTGACAATTTGTGTATTCCAGGAGCTACTCAAACGTAGTCCAGAGGTGGGACTACTGCCGCATGCCTTGCCCCAGCTGGTGCAATCTTCGGTGCGCGTCTTGACCCTGGTTCAATCGCCCTCAGCTCAGGCGCCGCAGCTGCCAGCCACCAACATCGACATCAATTCCAATTTGACGGCAGATGAGTCCATTTGGAACAAGATTGAGGAGATGCTGGTGATCACGGCTGCCTCCAATAAGCCGTTTGTGTTTAAGCCCTCGAGATATTTGTATACCAAGCAGCAGCCGGCTCTGGAGACGCCCGTGGCTGTGCAGGGGGAGCCCATTGAGCTGGCAGTTACCCTTTCGAACAGTGTTCGCTGCAGCATAGCGCTCTCCGAGATCGATCTGCTCTGGAAACTCACCCTGGACAACGAGGAAGTGCTGTCGAATGCCTGCATTTACGAGGAGTCCGCAGACAGCGCCAGCAAAGCAGCCGTGCAAGTGGCCATCAAGACCAGCTGCGTGGCATCGTTTGAGCTGGCCGAACAGGCCGAGAAAACCGTTTACTTCAAGCTAACGCCGAAGCTTACCGGACGCCTCCTCATTCTGGGCGTTGTGTgccgtgtggcagccacggcGGATCCCTCGGCCAGTCTGCTCGGCTCCTTGCAGTTTGAGACGCAAATGATTCGGCCTGCCACGGCCAAGCAATCCTCGCAGACTGTTCTGGACAACCGGTTGAGCCTCAAATTGGTCCCCCAATTGCCCGCCATGAGTGTTAGCTTCAGTCCGGTGCCCACCCAGCTGTTGGCTGGTGAGATTCTCCCTGTTTCCATTACTCTACGCAATCTGGGCATAGCCCCCATTGAGGAGATTTATCTGGGCTGTGACACGCCGCGCTGCTTGTCGCTGCAGTCAGAGCAGCACCACCAAATGCCGCTGGCCATGAAGAGCTGTATGTAAATTAAATGGAATCGAATGCCGTTTTGTATATTAACGATTAATGAGCACTGTTTTATGTACAGCTTTACGTGATCTGTCCAATGATAAGCTCGTCAAGGACAAGGAAATCCGCGGGCAGCGTGTATTCCGGCTGCTTCAACGTCCGGGCCAGGCGGCCCTGGAGGCACAGCAGGGCCATACCATTTCCATGTGGCTGCAGGCCCCCCACCAGGATGGACCCTTCACGCTGCGCTTGCTC
The sequence above is a segment of the Drosophila pseudoobscura strain MV-25-SWS-2005 chromosome X, UCI_Dpse_MV25, whole genome shotgun sequence genome. Coding sequences within it:
- the ms(3)76Cc gene encoding uncharacterized protein ms(3)76Cc — protein: MSKSKVNQQGLPYSFSCATPGASRLRAIWSKKQATSNSYFNRYAHPLCPNHYAANPLDKPYYNEYLWKSCKKRRSSALRSKNRVDVEADSIGVAVGMVCSESQIAGPRSLKGSQHDEINSCNFATYLKAFALVYVLPEVEWTADKIDMLLQEGVDLLEASSEGSEATAERKEDGMNPPLLRPQIYTDAENRIKRNFSLEGHTFTLALESRYLGDPRQPMETQLPHTIENLRDVLQTFFRTSHYCLLLTKMGHLLIWKRRNVFFVLDVQGRRKNDLVSDKATGVAMLVCLHTIDNVYYLVSQLSGISPEDEFTIRELVVVRLVTPDGTLYLRDTVQRDMEFEVINSNYAYLKGNLHLSLNTADPLRSRSSIMVAVGAIMASKIDHPATWNHTMFDRLICYGVELCRSCWGDRLEEQRPINLDEFPTQLRLGQFVVELELLPNVRAGNWRSVLRVVGTEFDHHVRETLKEFGNAIFQINSQMYAVWTKGDFYYLLDAYRHTIADTAVEKDKGAWSTVRMFRDPLTMISVFHQLLKESNRPSPYHLHAVRIKNLAECPKGYALAPLPDDDDTEVQSINETILFNQLATSSGHVLAALSDYEEDLCSHTEDNSDIENFELLDNIDDDEPDFDCGEECEDEESEGDEDTQARDVGHKKKPKKEQNELKMSKSVSFIAVPKSQQKGGDRENSRLASGQTQTFSAPKAKPDSDATDQRLSSGECPHFLAPKEKPCSCQTDVRSAPPERTEHHSVQPLEQSVTASGRPQSSSKLTSTKRDIMKPSAGPSKDLASSLEEIRATRKGIVKNSEFDSELDGQMSCPNQPLKVARFQAKTFKQKTCQQSCWCIGRKGKSQEPPEANRKQAFQATRFPGFCREAHMLAVAGSESGTVESLRRLLISSFQAANRVLTMTPWGNYVVFRVHTSSESGSRFYVFDGCTCNIDRFRHLDLSCGTAGLLPFGKLSQVVCHMIDSREVKALDALSTRLEAPCRRFKHLLTRNA
- the asf1 gene encoding histone chaperone asf1, producing the protein MAKVHITNVVVLDNPSSFFNPFQFELTFECIEELKEDLEWKMIYVGSAESEEHDQVLDTIYVGPVPEGRHIFVFQADPPDVSKIPEQDAVGVTIVLLTCSYRGQEFVRVGYYVNNDYGEQEMRENPPTKPLFDKLTRNILASKPRVTRFKINWDYGHTNGNGNGVSENNGHSYDMMIDGPSTSQAAQTSAQQQQDDDNSLAMPMENGIKALNENSNSLAMEC
- the l(3)76BDm gene encoding trafficking protein particle complex subunit 8, whose product is MLHLTGQNYNARDIIKNIFSPLIGVLSSSLADDICHRNNLSFVDLLQPFAKLPNDAHFRDVSGTSVSVRGLRLNFCDVDWRPPQTVLARRMLNESVTNAHNDKTKVATIADIDLELPTSEPWFEQWRETFLTVQFPAEHEFTRHLLSCLLVLSSADPQIVETAHKLTQRIQQMQPQKLPKWFQPNEVLNSYVVLHEASQGDLSKAQQGFELLKSTFGDSKCFLVSINSLDGQAAAEVQDYWASYIKRQPKSDATLTSTDLSAPKSPQEAVSVISMPSMQMSQLLEGVNAQESDLTMLHPLSPMQESATEAINSKFSISSESIASQTINPNVWASDLEADAPHGGCLTMRDVDNVRHFVQDYAVRALIPYIEHLVATLSEGVTNKKGVSKSLLSATKRWFVTSKPGAGANNQNAVIYTNESAELQTRKLGDLYFMFGHYNLAFQAYHQAKRDFNADSAWQYYAGALEMAALSAFMLGTAHRKTYDYMEDAIVCYLTVCKLQAFATRATLLSMECLKTARLYSDVAKQLIRMTSEESDLRSALLLEQAAYCFLVTQPAMHRKYAFHIVLAGNRYSRAGQRKHAYRCYRQAYQVFQKREWSLAEDHIQYTVAKQAYMLKQLDEASRSFAHLLRPGSLQSAAQQSSFLKEYIQTQNELLKRSPEVGLLPHALPQLVQSSVRVLTLVQSPSAQAPQLPATNIDINSNLTADESIWNKIEEMLVITAASNKPFVFKPSRYLYTKQQPALETPVAVQGEPIELAVTLSNSVRCSIALSEIDLLWKLTLDNEEVLSNACIYEESADSASKAAVQVAIKTSCVASFELAEQAEKTVYFKLTPKLTGRLLILGVVCRVAATADPSASLLGSLQFETQMIRPATAKQSSQTVLDNRLSLKLVPQLPAMSVSFSPVPTQLLAGEILPVSITLRNLGIAPIEEIYLGCDTPRCLSLQSEQHHQMPLAMKSSLRDLSNDKLVKDKEIRGQRVFRLLQRPGQAALEAQQGHTISMWLQAPHQDGPFTLRLLFYYSLPVGANSPIKYRLVRHIWHLQVESCLQADSTCFVSNAVTNELGLELNLRNQHAAQATEVYVNTLSLYSKEYDLNPEKLYIMDSMGVSAGQAGGQCLRSSKFCSLQFRLQEKAQKEHFNDIPTIKTLLQTRLSHLKIMPAQHAQQVEQHMPSLDDPHSFLTNEETVFFNTSISTEEFNASIAGYVPHATLALSWSAIVAKEGGPRLASGLHFVKLYKLYETSHCPATAAEAMLRRRLSSDNAPNKHREFQLPEVAPSNEKASEPLADDEDEDYWEPNENYVGQRCLLEDESFVLAAKG